The DNA sequence GTGCACTATAAAACATGGCCAAGAACACAAAAACTCACTTCATGTGCAAGCATTCTGTAGAGCTCCTCTTTGGTGACAgagattctctctctgtctgtgctgtcCACCACTACGATCACAAACtggagagaaagatagggagagagacataagAAAGGATATTAAAAAGACAGTCGTAACACTGTACATTAAGTTGCTCTTATATCTAAGTAATAACACTAGCAACATTGTATTAATCCTTTAATATTTTGGAATTTACATTGTAATTACATAGCAATATTGTTGAGCAGTTTTTGTTACATGTTACCAGACAGCCTAGTTTAATTCAAGACACACACAAGTTAACAGTTCAACAAACAACTGCCATACAGCCACAGTATGTGGTCTGACCTCTGTGTTAGTGTAGTACGTGTTCCAGGAGGATCTCAGTGACTCCTGTCCTCCGATGTCCCACATCAGGAAGTGCGTGTTGTTCACCACTATCTCCTCCACGTTGCTGCCTATTGTAGGAGACGTGTGGACCACCTCATTCATAGAACTGCAAACACAAGCACAGGAGTTTCTCAATATCAATGCAAAACAACAATCAAGTCAGTAAGAATGTTGGTAGGCATGAGAACAATGTGGTTGTCAACAGGTAATTTTGTAAATCTATTCCCTATTGGATCACATTCTTCGATAAGTGGGTTAACCAAAAAGTATTTAAGCTAAGGTCACTTTCTCATTTAG is a window from the Oncorhynchus tshawytscha isolate Ot180627B linkage group LG03, Otsh_v2.0, whole genome shotgun sequence genome containing:
- the arl5a gene encoding ADP-ribosylation factor-like protein 5A isoform X2 — translated: MNEVVHTSPTIGSNVEEIVVNNTHFLMWDIGGQESLRSSWNTYYTNTEFVIVVVDSTDRERISVTKEELYRMLAHEDLKKAGLLIFANKQDVKGCMSVAEISQSLQLTSVKDHQWHIQACCALTGEGLCQGLEWMMSRLRVR